A region from the Mesorhizobium shangrilense genome encodes:
- a CDS encoding YegJ family protein encodes MLAFAPGLASAQATDPSDNKAVMFAKDDPEMAVATAKALASLDQFLALAEAPPSGTDRFKLKIEVRDGEISEHFWVIPFRRTETGFVGILANQPEAVSNVFLGQNIEFTRDDISDWGYRLNGRQVGSFTVCVMFKRMSKEKADYVRDNSGYDC; translated from the coding sequence ATGCTGGCGTTTGCTCCGGGATTGGCGTCCGCGCAAGCCACGGATCCGAGCGACAACAAGGCGGTTATGTTTGCCAAGGACGATCCCGAGATGGCGGTAGCGACTGCGAAGGCGCTTGCCAGCTTGGATCAGTTCCTGGCCCTAGCCGAAGCGCCGCCCTCGGGGACGGACAGGTTCAAATTGAAGATCGAGGTGCGCGATGGGGAGATCAGCGAGCACTTCTGGGTCATCCCGTTTCGGCGCACCGAAACCGGCTTCGTCGGCATATTGGCAAACCAACCGGAAGCCGTGAGCAATGTCTTCCTCGGCCAGAACATAGAATTCACGAGGGACGATATTTCCGACTGGGGATACAGACTCAACGGGCGGCAAGTCGGCAGCTTCACGGTCTGTGTGATGTTCAAGAGAATGTCGAAGGAAAAAGCCGACTATGTGCGCGACAATTCCGGTTACGATTGTTGA
- a CDS encoding winged helix-turn-helix transcriptional regulator: MIPRHPHRTEDCRAVSEILQRVGDKWTVLVVGKLGDGPLRFNELRTAVGGISQKMLTTTLRGLERDGFVTRTVFPTIPPRVDYELTELGHELLVPVSALGEWARLNTQRVRAARARFDEVHA, from the coding sequence TTGATACCGAGGCACCCACACCGCACCGAAGACTGCCGCGCCGTTTCGGAAATCCTGCAACGTGTCGGCGACAAATGGACCGTTCTGGTCGTTGGCAAGCTTGGCGACGGACCATTGCGCTTCAATGAATTGCGCACGGCTGTCGGCGGCATCTCGCAGAAGATGCTGACCACCACCTTGCGTGGGCTGGAGCGTGACGGCTTCGTTACCCGCACAGTGTTCCCGACCATTCCGCCGCGCGTCGACTATGAATTGACCGAACTCGGCCACGAACTGCTCGTCCCCGTCAGCGCGCTCGGCGAATGGGCGCGCCTCAACACGCAGCGCGTCAGGGCCGCGCGCGCCAGATTCGATGAAGTTCATGCCTGA
- a CDS encoding NAD(P)-dependent oxidoreductase, which translates to MSERYAFIGLGHLGGNLAASLIRNGFAVTVFDRDPAAVERLVALGATAASSPAEAAARAGNAITCLPSPKVSEAVLAGPGGLLEGLPTGGTWIEMSTNGRDEIVRLAALASAKGVETLECPVTGGVHLAAVGKITALVGGDAALYARHRTAIEAMCAKSFLMGPIGSAAVIKVITNMLAFIHLVAAGEALMLARQGGLDLAQSYHAIVASSGNSFVHETESQLVLNGSYDIGFTMDLALKDLGFALGMGRDFGVPLDLASRVNAIFEQGKQEYGGAAWSTQIIKLLEDAVGTDLRAPGFPAKLET; encoded by the coding sequence GTGAGCGAACGCTACGCCTTCATTGGCCTTGGCCATCTTGGCGGCAACCTTGCCGCGAGCCTGATCCGCAACGGTTTTGCCGTCACGGTCTTCGACCGCGACCCCGCTGCTGTCGAGCGTCTCGTGGCACTCGGCGCCACCGCCGCGAGCAGCCCCGCCGAGGCCGCCGCCCGCGCCGGCAACGCCATCACCTGCCTGCCCTCGCCCAAGGTCAGCGAAGCGGTGCTGGCCGGCCCCGGCGGCCTGCTCGAAGGACTGCCCACGGGCGGCACCTGGATCGAGATGTCGACCAATGGCCGCGACGAGATCGTGCGCCTCGCGGCCCTTGCCTCGGCCAAGGGCGTCGAGACGCTCGAATGCCCGGTTACCGGTGGCGTCCATCTGGCGGCGGTCGGGAAAATCACCGCGCTGGTCGGCGGGGACGCAGCGCTTTACGCGCGTCATCGCACGGCTATAGAAGCGATGTGCGCGAAGTCGTTCCTGATGGGACCGATCGGCTCGGCAGCGGTGATCAAGGTCATCACTAACATGCTGGCCTTCATCCACCTCGTCGCCGCCGGCGAGGCGCTGATGCTGGCCAGGCAAGGTGGCCTCGACCTCGCCCAGTCCTACCATGCGATCGTCGCATCCTCTGGCAACAGCTTTGTGCATGAGACCGAAAGCCAACTGGTGCTCAACGGCTCCTACGACATCGGCTTCACCATGGACCTCGCGCTGAAGGACCTTGGCTTCGCTCTGGGCATGGGCAGGGATTTCGGCGTACCGCTCGATCTGGCATCGCGCGTCAACGCGATTTTCGAACAGGGCAAGCAGGAATATGGCGGCGCCGCCTGGTCGACCCAGATCATCAAGCTGCTCGAGGATGCCGTCGGAACCGACCTGCGCGCGCCTGGTTTTCCGGCGAAACTGGAAACCTGA
- a CDS encoding acyl-CoA thioesterase — translation MVQYADGRPIGDLTLRTLAMPSDANAAGDIFGGWVMAQMDLACGIRAAERARGRVVTAAVKEMSFAKPMKIGDTLCIYTHVERVGRTSMTLKVEAWAQRYLSDLMEKVTHADFVMVALDGEGKPKAVPPES, via the coding sequence ATGGTGCAATACGCGGATGGACGGCCGATCGGCGATCTGACGCTGCGGACGCTGGCCATGCCTTCGGACGCCAATGCGGCGGGCGACATCTTTGGCGGCTGGGTGATGGCGCAGATGGATCTGGCCTGCGGCATCCGCGCCGCCGAGCGCGCGAGGGGCCGCGTGGTGACGGCGGCGGTCAAGGAAATGTCCTTCGCCAAGCCGATGAAGATCGGCGACACGCTGTGCATCTACACCCATGTCGAGCGCGTCGGCCGCACCTCGATGACGCTCAAGGTCGAGGCCTGGGCGCAGCGCTATCTCTCCGACCTGATGGAAAAGGTCACCCATGCCGATTTCGTCATGGTGGCGCTGGACGGCGAGGGCAAGCCGAAGGCGGTTCCTCCGGAAAGCTGA
- a CDS encoding mandelate racemase/muconate lactonizing enzyme family protein, translating to MKITDVKTWVVGNPPPGIGGKYFIFVKLTTDGGVVGYGEAYNATFSAHVTAKLVEDMAERYLIGHDPHDIETFFRRAYSSGFTQRPDVTGMGCFSALEMACWDIIGKEANKPVYKLLGGQVHETLRSYTYLYPHTGSVHSEDAQGKNVYNDPDLAAACALEYVEQGFNAVKLDPAGPYTAFDGHQPRLVDIDVATRMIKAIREAVGNRADILFGTHGQFTASGALRMARAIEPYDPLWFEEPVPPDMPEVMAQVARGTSIPIATGERLTTKFEFARVIENRAATILQPDLGRSGGILETKKIAAMAEAYHIQIAPHCYCGPIVGAANIQLAATLPNFLILESLKQWDGFHATLLKKKIEWQDGNVIPSKEPGLGVELNEAVCDAHPYTGKDLHLQMMQTPLMP from the coding sequence ATGAAGATCACCGACGTCAAGACCTGGGTTGTGGGCAACCCGCCGCCCGGCATCGGCGGCAAGTATTTCATCTTCGTCAAGCTGACCACCGATGGCGGTGTCGTCGGTTATGGCGAGGCCTACAACGCCACCTTCTCGGCCCATGTCACGGCAAAGCTGGTCGAGGACATGGCCGAGCGCTACCTGATCGGCCACGATCCGCACGACATCGAAACCTTCTTCCGCCGCGCCTATTCCTCCGGCTTCACCCAGCGTCCTGACGTGACCGGCATGGGTTGCTTCTCGGCGCTCGAAATGGCCTGCTGGGACATCATCGGCAAGGAGGCCAACAAGCCGGTCTACAAGCTGCTCGGCGGCCAGGTGCATGAGACGCTGCGTTCCTACACTTATCTCTATCCGCACACCGGCAGCGTCCACTCCGAGGACGCACAAGGCAAGAACGTCTACAACGATCCCGACCTCGCCGCCGCCTGTGCGCTCGAATATGTCGAGCAGGGTTTCAATGCCGTCAAGCTCGACCCGGCCGGTCCCTACACCGCCTTCGACGGCCATCAGCCGCGCCTTGTCGACATCGATGTCGCCACCCGCATGATCAAGGCGATCCGCGAAGCCGTCGGCAACCGTGCCGACATCCTGTTTGGCACGCACGGGCAGTTCACCGCGTCGGGCGCGCTGCGCATGGCCCGCGCCATCGAACCCTATGATCCGTTGTGGTTCGAGGAGCCGGTGCCGCCGGACATGCCAGAAGTGATGGCGCAGGTGGCGCGGGGCACTTCGATCCCGATCGCCACCGGCGAGCGGCTGACGACGAAGTTCGAATTCGCCCGCGTCATCGAGAACCGTGCGGCGACCATCCTGCAGCCGGACCTCGGCCGCTCCGGCGGCATACTCGAAACCAAGAAGATCGCCGCCATGGCGGAGGCTTATCACATCCAGATCGCCCCGCACTGCTATTGCGGCCCGATCGTGGGTGCAGCCAACATCCAGCTGGCGGCGACGCTGCCCAACTTCCTCATTCTGGAATCGCTGAAGCAGTGGGACGGCTTCCACGCCACGCTGCTGAAGAAGAAGATCGAGTGGCAGGACGGCAATGTCATTCCGTCGAAGGAGCCCGGCCTTGGCGTCGAGCTCAACGAGGCGGTCTGCGACGCGCATCCCTACACCGGCAAAGACCTGCACCTGCAGATGATGCAAACGCCGTTGATGCCGTGA
- a CDS encoding GMC family oxidoreductase: MQTYDFIIVGSGSAGSVLADKLSASGRFSVLVLEAGGTDRRFYVQMPLGYGKTFFDPAVNWNYKTEADPGLGGNVDHWPRGKLLGGSSSINAMVWIRGAREDFDDWRNAGNPGWGYDDLLPAFKALEDNQAGADTWRGTGGPLHITDTSSAVHPLTKRYLAAGQQAGLPLNPDFNGAAQEGVGIYQISTRNGRRMSAARAFLRPAMKRGNVRVETNALASRILFEGKRAVGIEYLQNGETKTARASREIILSAGSINSPQLLQLSGVGPAALLKGLGIPVVHANENVGAHLQDHVGINYTFKGRVPTLNQILRPWWGKLLVGMQYILTRSGPLSLSMNHAGGFFRTDPAFSRPNMQLYFQAFSTLIPKNGERPILTPDPWPGFSIGLSNCRPSSRGEIMIRSKNPLDYPRIVANAYSTNADVDEMLAAVKFVRKIASMPAMAEIIEEEVLPGPSIKSDADLITDFRKRSGTVYHPVSTCRMGPDPAQAVVDPHLKVHGLEGLRVIDASIFPDNITGNTNAASVMTGWKGAELVLEDQK, encoded by the coding sequence ATGCAGACTTATGATTTCATCATCGTGGGCTCCGGCTCGGCCGGCTCGGTGCTGGCCGACAAACTGTCGGCATCGGGCCGCTTTTCCGTGCTGGTGCTGGAAGCCGGTGGCACCGATCGGCGCTTCTACGTGCAAATGCCGCTCGGCTACGGCAAGACCTTTTTCGACCCGGCGGTCAACTGGAACTACAAGACTGAAGCTGACCCCGGCCTCGGCGGCAATGTCGACCACTGGCCGCGCGGCAAGCTGCTCGGAGGTTCGAGCTCGATCAACGCCATGGTCTGGATCCGGGGCGCGCGCGAGGATTTCGACGACTGGCGAAATGCCGGCAATCCCGGCTGGGGCTACGATGATCTCCTGCCGGCCTTCAAGGCGCTGGAGGACAACCAGGCCGGCGCCGACACATGGCGCGGCACCGGTGGCCCCCTCCACATCACCGACACCTCGAGCGCGGTCCATCCGCTGACCAAACGCTATCTCGCCGCCGGCCAGCAGGCCGGCTTGCCACTCAATCCCGATTTCAACGGCGCCGCCCAGGAAGGGGTCGGCATCTACCAGATCTCGACCCGGAATGGCCGCCGCATGTCGGCGGCCCGCGCCTTCCTGCGCCCGGCCATGAAGCGGGGCAACGTCCGCGTCGAAACGAATGCGCTGGCAAGCCGCATCCTGTTCGAGGGCAAGCGCGCCGTCGGCATCGAGTATCTGCAGAATGGCGAAACGAAGACGGCCCGCGCCAGCCGCGAAATCATCCTTTCCGCCGGTTCGATCAACTCGCCGCAACTCCTGCAACTATCCGGCGTCGGCCCCGCGGCGCTGCTCAAGGGGCTGGGCATTCCGGTCGTTCATGCCAACGAGAATGTTGGCGCGCACCTGCAGGACCATGTCGGCATCAACTACACCTTCAAGGGTCGGGTACCGACGCTCAACCAGATCCTGCGCCCCTGGTGGGGCAAGCTTCTGGTCGGCATGCAATACATCCTGACACGTTCCGGCCCGCTGTCGCTGTCGATGAACCATGCCGGTGGCTTCTTCCGCACCGACCCGGCGTTCTCGCGCCCCAACATGCAGCTCTATTTCCAGGCGTTCTCGACGCTCATCCCGAAGAATGGCGAGCGCCCGATCCTGACGCCCGATCCGTGGCCAGGCTTCTCCATCGGCCTGTCCAACTGCCGCCCGTCGAGCCGCGGCGAGATCATGATCCGCTCCAAGAACCCGCTGGATTATCCCAGGATCGTCGCCAACGCCTATTCCACCAATGCCGATGTCGACGAGATGCTGGCTGCGGTGAAGTTCGTGCGCAAGATCGCCTCGATGCCGGCCATGGCCGAGATCATCGAGGAAGAGGTTTTGCCCGGGCCGTCGATCAAATCCGACGCCGACCTGATCACGGATTTCAGGAAACGCTCGGGCACCGTCTACCACCCCGTTTCGACCTGTCGCATGGGGCCTGATCCCGCGCAGGCCGTCGTCGATCCGCACCTGAAAGTGCACGGCCTTGAAGGCCTGCGCGTCATCGACGCCTCGATCTTTCCTGACAACATCACCGGCAACACCAACGCCGCCTCCGTCATGACTGGATGGAAGGGTGCCGAACTGGTTCTGGAGGACCAAAAATGA
- a CDS encoding CapA family protein, which produces MSNYPLSYKLSWLPRFLKPSLGGDTGGFADMAETLIDPPPARTVRLAFVGDISAVANSSAPACDPAIAALLGSADLVVGNCESPIVERPSAVLGTMLGTHHAMTERFLAEALAAVGIAREKLVLSLANNHVLDQGIAGFDETVAALKRLGIRTIGTVEDGPVTRFDVGPLSVGLAAFTLWRNADAEAFAGRVLMDSDPDWAREAGDVDLLCVVPHWDWEFRHFPRDETRALARRLAAQGVGLIAGHHAHVVQPVERIGGTVVAYGLGDFLGTAFARQPWPGRIGGILVVDISADAGTPGAIVRYGLHPFVRLRAGDHERLVVVEGLGGVLRRKVMGRLDAVLGRR; this is translated from the coding sequence GTGTCGAACTATCCGCTCTCCTACAAGCTGTCGTGGCTGCCACGCTTCCTGAAGCCGTCGCTTGGCGGCGACACCGGCGGTTTTGCAGACATGGCCGAAACCCTGATCGATCCACCACCAGCGCGGACGGTGCGGCTGGCTTTCGTCGGCGACATCTCGGCCGTCGCCAATTCCAGCGCGCCGGCATGCGATCCGGCGATCGCGGCATTGCTTGGCTCCGCCGATCTGGTTGTCGGCAATTGCGAAAGCCCGATCGTGGAGCGACCGAGCGCCGTGCTCGGCACGATGCTCGGCACACATCATGCGATGACCGAGCGGTTTCTCGCCGAGGCGCTGGCGGCGGTTGGCATAGCTCGCGAAAAACTCGTTCTGTCGCTGGCCAACAACCATGTGCTCGACCAGGGCATCGCCGGCTTCGACGAGACCGTGGCGGCGCTCAAGCGGCTGGGCATCCGCACCATCGGCACGGTTGAGGACGGTCCAGTCACACGGTTTGATGTTGGTCCGCTCAGCGTCGGCCTTGCCGCCTTCACGCTATGGCGCAACGCCGATGCGGAAGCCTTTGCGGGCCGTGTGTTGATGGACAGCGATCCGGATTGGGCGCGCGAGGCCGGCGATGTCGATCTCCTTTGCGTGGTGCCGCATTGGGACTGGGAGTTCCGGCATTTTCCGCGCGACGAGACGCGCGCGCTGGCGCGGCGGCTGGCGGCGCAGGGTGTCGGGTTGATAGCAGGCCACCATGCCCATGTCGTCCAGCCGGTGGAGCGGATCGGCGGCACGGTCGTCGCCTACGGGCTAGGCGATTTCCTCGGCACCGCCTTCGCCAGGCAGCCCTGGCCCGGCCGCATCGGCGGCATCCTCGTTGTCGACATCAGCGCCGATGCGGGCACGCCGGGCGCGATTGTCCGCTACGGTTTGCACCCGTTCGTCCGGCTGCGCGCCGGCGATCATGAGCGGCTGGTGGTGGTGGAGGGACTAGGAGGTGTATTGAGGCGGAAGGTTATGGGCCGCCTTGATGCGGTGCTTGGTCGTCGTTGA
- a CDS encoding diacylglycerol/lipid kinase family protein, with product MKVGVVLNPVAGGGRLKRHWPEVAVSLKRHFGDFELRETQAEGDAERLAIDLAVSGFDLVIAAGGDGTASEVADGLLQASQETGRITELGLLPCGTGIDFARGLGLPKEVDATLKWLAEAKGRKVDAGRICYIDDHGALASRHFINIASLGLSGATDRAVNADKRKGRMSAKALFLWRTVVEFIRYRFQDVRITVDDGAPVEARMALVAVANGKFFGGGMMIAPDAELTDGQFDIVILRAAGKLKLIWDIRLLYGGRHRDHPAITILRGRKVVVEPLGDVEKNGALVDIDGESPGRIPATFEILPGALTLRY from the coding sequence TTGAAGGTCGGGGTGGTTCTCAATCCAGTTGCCGGCGGCGGCAGGCTGAAAAGGCATTGGCCGGAGGTCGCCGTGTCGCTGAAAAGGCATTTTGGCGATTTCGAGTTGCGCGAGACGCAAGCCGAGGGCGACGCGGAGCGGCTGGCAATCGATCTCGCCGTCAGCGGCTTCGATCTGGTGATCGCGGCGGGCGGCGACGGCACGGCCAGCGAAGTGGCCGATGGCCTGCTGCAGGCCTCGCAGGAGACCGGCCGCATCACCGAACTTGGCCTGCTGCCTTGCGGCACCGGCATCGATTTCGCGCGCGGGCTTGGTCTGCCGAAGGAGGTCGACGCGACGCTGAAGTGGCTGGCCGAGGCCAAGGGACGCAAGGTCGACGCCGGGCGCATCTGCTATATCGACGACCATGGCGCGCTGGCCAGCCGCCACTTCATCAACATCGCCAGCCTTGGGCTTTCGGGCGCCACCGACCGTGCCGTCAATGCCGACAAGCGCAAGGGCAGGATGTCGGCCAAGGCGCTGTTCCTTTGGCGCACGGTGGTGGAGTTTATCCGCTACCGGTTCCAGGATGTGCGGATCACCGTGGACGACGGCGCCCCGGTCGAGGCGCGCATGGCGCTGGTGGCGGTGGCCAACGGAAAATTCTTCGGCGGCGGCATGATGATCGCGCCCGACGCCGAACTGACGGACGGGCAGTTCGACATCGTCATCCTGCGCGCGGCGGGCAAGCTGAAGCTGATCTGGGACATCCGCCTGCTCTACGGCGGACGGCACCGCGACCATCCGGCGATCACCATCCTGCGCGGCAGGAAAGTGGTGGTCGAACCGCTCGGCGACGTGGAGAAGAATGGCGCGCTCGTCGACATAGACGGTGAGTCACCCGGGCGTATTCCCGCGACCTTCGAGATCCTGCCCGGCGCGCTGACGCTCAGATATTGA
- a CDS encoding DUF1344 domain-containing protein, translating to MKKTLATTAALLAFLGTAYAANVQGTIQAVDPTTKSITLDDGKIYQLSPEAAIGKLKVGAKVAVTVDDKTGIVTSIKKGS from the coding sequence ATGAAGAAGACCCTCGCAACCACCGCCGCTCTGCTCGCCTTCCTTGGCACGGCCTATGCCGCGAACGTTCAGGGCACAATCCAGGCGGTCGACCCGACCACCAAGTCGATCACTCTCGATGACGGCAAGATCTATCAGCTGTCGCCGGAAGCCGCGATCGGGAAGCTCAAGGTCGGCGCCAAGGTCGCGGTCACCGTCGATGACAAGACAGGCATCGTGACGTCGATCAAGAAAGGTTCGTAA